DNA from Archaeoglobus veneficus SNP6:
CTTTATCAGTCCATCCATGTCGTGGTTCTCAGCTCTGCCTTCCTTTCTTGCAATCCAGTGCTCTACCTGGGATATGTCAATACAGTCGAGCTCCAGTCTGATTTTAAGCCTCGAAAAGTGACTTTTCAGTATTTTTGCATCGAATTCTGTGTAACTAACGATTATACTATCTTCGAGCATGTGTTTCAGCCTGCTGGCAATGGACTGAAATTCCGGGGCTTTGCTCACCGCCTTTATGTCGATTCCGTGATACTTTATTGACTCTCCCTTCAGCTTTTTTGGTCTTACAAGGCTGAAGAAGTAATCGCTCAGAATTATTCTGCTCCCGACCATGGGGATGACAGCAATTGCAACAATTTCGTCCTTCTTTGGATTCAAGCCTGTGCTCTCAACGTCAATTACTGAATATCTTGCGGACAGGATGTCGGTCATAGGCTTTCCTGCAGTCTTGCGAGGATTTTGCCTGCCTCCTTCAAAAGCAACTCATCTATCTTGCTCAGCGGACATCCGAGAGTCCTCCTGGTCGTTACGTCTCTGACAACCCTGTACGCCTCTATTGCCTCTTCATCTCTGATTCCTCTCAGCTCCGCAGCCTTTATGGCATAGAGCAGTGCTTTAGCCATATCTCCTTCCTTCCGAGATTCTGCTGCGAAAACTCTCGCCACATCTTCTGCTCTCCTTTCAAGTTCCTCCTCGAACTTCTTCTTCCAGGTAGCATAGGCATCTTTCGGGCCAAAGATATGCCGGGTATCCATGAACCTCAGAATTTCCCATGCAAATTCGTCGGGATGCGAGAACCATTCGTTGATAGTTTCGAACCAGCCATCCATGGAGTTCGAGACATCGATTGGCTGTAGTCCTATCCTCCTTGCGGCGTTGACGAACTTCTGCCAGTCGTCGGCTATCACTCCCATGTGAACTGGCGGGAGAACAGCTTCACCTCTCCCGAAGTCGCCTGCAAGGAATACGCAGCCGTCGAGGGTCAGCTTGGCACATCTCTTCACAATGAGTTCGTAGAGCCCGCAGGCTATCTTTGACATCTCCTCAAAGTCCGCACCGCTCGATATCATATCCTCTATGGATGTTCTCGCCTCGTCCATCACATCCTCGAGCTCATCTATTCCGGCCCTTACGATCTTTCTCGAAATTGATAGGAGAGAAGATGCTGAACTGAGCCTTAGCAGGATGTCTTTCGTTGAAACAACGCCTTTAACATCTCCGTTGCTCATCACAACTATGTGGTTTATGGCGTTCGTGACGATAGCGAGATACGCATCGATGAGACTGTCTGATTCGCTTACGGAGATAATGGGCGAGGTCATGTACGAACCAACACTCTCCTCGAGGTTAACGCCTCTTGCAACGAGCTTCATGAGGTCTCTCTGGGTGAATATACCTACGGGCTTCTTACCATTGACAACCACGACAGAGCCTACCTTGTTCCTGTCCATAATTTGAGCGGCTTCAAGCACGCTCGTTTCCGGTGTGCAGGTTACAGCGTCTCGAGAAACGACATCTGCAACTCTCACGCTGTAGAGCCTGTCGAGACCGTGGCCAGCTTTCTTCGAAAGTTTCAGCAGAGATGAGAGCCTTCTGGACAGGAGGCTTGTAAAGAAGTCGGCAAACTTCTGGTTTGAGTTGAATATCTTCAGAAAGCTATTCCTCCTTATGAGGTAGCAGACCGAATCCTCGAGCGCTACGGCCGTAAACCGCGGAGGGTTTCCACTTAAGGCTGAAGCAACGCCAAATAAGTCTCCCTCAGTTAGAACTTCATTCGTCCCATCTCTCAGCTCCACCCTTCCGCATTTGACGATATAGACGTACTTTAGAGGCTTGCCCCCCCTCCTGAATATGGTAGCTCCTTTTCGGAAAATTTCGGATTCGAGGCCCCTGATTATTTCGGCAAGTTCGTCGTCATTCAGAAATGAGAAGGGCTTTTGATTTTTGAAGTACTCGAAGGGGGGCAGCACCTCAATCATTGTGATTAATCGTTGTGGTTTGCTATATGAACTTTGCCTCCGACAGGTGTCGTAAAAGCTTATTAACTCCATACTAAATCAATTACGTGGAAGAGATCGGCAGAATCAGCAGATTCCTCAGCGGGCTGCTGAGACACTTTCCTCACAAATTCGGTGTTAAAGTAGATTCGGAGGGCTGGGCAAGTCTCGAGGACGTGGAGAGAGTGATTAAAGAGAGGTACGGTGCTGGAATGGACATAATCAGGCACATCGTGAATAACGATCCAAAAGGGAGATTTGAGATAAAAGATGGCAGAATCAGGGCGAGGTACGGCCACAGTATTGCCATCAACACGAGATGGAGTGAGGATGGCAGCATCCCACCAAAGCTCTACCACGGAACGAGGCCAGAGGTGGTTAAATCCATTATGCAGCACGGCTTGCTGCCCATGCGCAGGTTAGAAGTTCATCTGAGCGGAAGCGTTGAGGAGGCCATAGATGTTGGCAGGAGGCACTGCCCGAAACCTGTCGTGCTGGAAATCGATGCTGAGGGGATGATGGGGGAAGGGATTGAGATAAGGAAGAAGGGTAGTGTCTACACAGCAGATTTCGTCCCACCGAAGTTCATACGGGTTTTAAAGAATCATGAAAACTCTGTATACTATTCTCATTCTCCCCATTGACAGTTCCAAAACAACTTACAAAGTCCAGAGCAAAGCTAAGTACTGCAGGCATTCCAGGAAAAGACTATATTCTTCTCAGCCCAATTAAGAACATGCTCGAAATTAACGGTGTGCCTGTTGAGGATACATACTGCGAGGCATTTGAGGGAATCTACTCGAGGATTATCGTCACGGCAAAGCATGGCTGGTTACTCAAAAAAGCCGCCTACGGCGCAACTGCTCTACCTTCAACCGTCTTCGGCGAGTCTGAAGGCGGTATCGAGGCGTGGCTCTCTCCAGAAGAGACGCCGGACGGAAGAGTTGGGGCAATTCTTCAGATATGGGTCCCAAAGACAAAGAACTTCATGGATAAGCTGATGCGAGAAATGGGAAAGCGAATACGGCAGGGGATACTCGTCGTTCCTACAACGAGAGTCTTCAACGCGACGCAGAGCGACACCAGCTTTGATGCGGAAATAAACGTCGGGCGATGTGGTGATGGCTACGAGTGGGAAGAAGAGTGCTGGGGAAGAAAGGTTGTTGTAGTCCCCATAATGTTCGGCGAATTTACAATAGAGCGCTACATAGGCTATGCTGAGGGCGTTGCTGGAGGAAATGTATGGTTCTTTTGCGAAAGCGAAGAAGCGGCGCTTGAAGCTGGAGAAGCGGCTGTAGAGGCATTGAAAAAGGTTGAGGGAGTTATAACATCCTTCGATATATGTTCCGCAGGCTCGAAAGTTGAGACGAAGTATCCCGAAATAGGCCCCACGACGAACCACTACTACTGTCCGACGTTGAAAGGCAAAATTCCGGATTCCAAGGTTCCTGACGGCGTAAAATCTATCCCCGAAATCGTGATTAATGGTGTAAGTCTTGAAGCTGTCGAGAAGGCCATGTACGTCTGCATGGATGTTGCAAGCAAGGTTGACGGTGTGGTAAAACTCTCTGCAGGGAACTACGGAGGAAAGCTCGGGAAATACAAGATCTATCTGAAAGATCTGGTTGAGAAGTTCGAGCAATGATTTGAGATTTTGTTTCATTGAATTTTTTAAAATTTATTAAAAATAATAAAAGAATCTTATTTCCTTTTCTCCCTCGGCATGCAGATTATTTCCCTTATCTGCATGTCAAAGAAGTTGTTCATGTGCGCCGGCCTTACGACAACGGCGGTATCGGCTCCGCTACTCCTTCCCCCAACCGCGACTACTTCCTCGATGGGTATCGCCCCGCTATCGGCAGCCATTATCGTGATCTCTACACAAACCTTGAGGCCGTGACCGAACAAAGCACGCAGAGCTTCCGCAATAGCCTCCGTTCTGCTCGCTCCACCAAGCTTTCTGCTT
Protein-coding regions in this window:
- a CDS encoding 3'-5' exonuclease, whose amino-acid sequence is MTDILSARYSVIDVESTGLNPKKDEIVAIAVIPMVGSRIILSDYFFSLVRPKKLKGESIKYHGIDIKAVSKAPEFQSIASRLKHMLEDSIIVSYTEFDAKILKSHFSRLKIRLELDCIDISQVEHWIARKEGRAENHDMDGLIKKYSLEEIYRHSALADAYYTACIFQRQLVKLAEYGVTLQELKRIGKREKFFVW
- a CDS encoding CBS domain-containing protein — its product is MIEVLPPFEYFKNQKPFSFLNDDELAEIIRGLESEIFRKGATIFRRGGKPLKYVYIVKCGRVELRDGTNEVLTEGDLFGVASALSGNPPRFTAVALEDSVCYLIRRNSFLKIFNSNQKFADFFTSLLSRRLSSLLKLSKKAGHGLDRLYSVRVADVVSRDAVTCTPETSVLEAAQIMDRNKVGSVVVVNGKKPVGIFTQRDLMKLVARGVNLEESVGSYMTSPIISVSESDSLIDAYLAIVTNAINHIVVMSNGDVKGVVSTKDILLRLSSASSLLSISRKIVRAGIDELEDVMDEARTSIEDMISSGADFEEMSKIACGLYELIVKRCAKLTLDGCVFLAGDFGRGEAVLPPVHMGVIADDWQKFVNAARRIGLQPIDVSNSMDGWFETINEWFSHPDEFAWEILRFMDTRHIFGPKDAYATWKKKFEEELERRAEDVARVFAAESRKEGDMAKALLYAIKAAELRGIRDEEAIEAYRVVRDVTTRRTLGCPLSKIDELLLKEAGKILARLQESL
- a CDS encoding RNA 2'-phosphotransferase encodes the protein MEEIGRISRFLSGLLRHFPHKFGVKVDSEGWASLEDVERVIKERYGAGMDIIRHIVNNDPKGRFEIKDGRIRARYGHSIAINTRWSEDGSIPPKLYHGTRPEVVKSIMQHGLLPMRRLEVHLSGSVEEAIDVGRRHCPKPVVLEIDAEGMMGEGIEIRKKGSVYTADFVPPKFIRVLKNHENSVYYSHSPH
- a CDS encoding formylmethanofuran--tetrahydromethanopterin N-formyltransferase, translated to MLEINGVPVEDTYCEAFEGIYSRIIVTAKHGWLLKKAAYGATALPSTVFGESEGGIEAWLSPEETPDGRVGAILQIWVPKTKNFMDKLMREMGKRIRQGILVVPTTRVFNATQSDTSFDAEINVGRCGDGYEWEEECWGRKVVVVPIMFGEFTIERYIGYAEGVAGGNVWFFCESEEAALEAGEAAVEALKKVEGVITSFDICSAGSKVETKYPEIGPTTNHYYCPTLKGKIPDSKVPDGVKSIPEIVINGVSLEAVEKAMYVCMDVASKVDGVVKLSAGNYGGKLGKYKIYLKDLVEKFEQ